Within Bradymonas sediminis, the genomic segment GTGGCGCGCATGACCAACGCGCAGAGCGCGTTTGGCGTGCAGCTCGACAGCCTCGCCGATGCCGTGAGTTTCGGCGTCGCGCCGGCGCTCCTTCTCTTCAATTGGGGCATGCGCCCGCTGGGGATGGGCGGGATTTTTATCGCCTTCGTCTTCGCCGCCTGCGCCATCATGCGCCTGGCGCGCTTCAACGTGAAGGCCGCCGAAGACGGCGGGGCGAGCAAATATTTCGAGGGCCTGCCCACGCCGCTTGCCGCCGGCGCGGTGGTCTCGATGGTGATGGCGCACCTGTCGGTCACCGGCCACTCGAGCACCAACGCGACCTGGAACGTCGCCGCGATGTCGGTTTTGCTCGGCGGCTTGATGATCAGCAATGTGCGCTACCGCACGTTTAAGGACTTCCACTTTGGCGGGCGCAGCGGGGCGACGCTCATCGCGCTTTGTCTGCTGGTCGCCGGCGTGAGCTTCGTGGCGCGCCCGAGCGTGGCCTTCGTGATGATTATGGTCCTGTATATCATCATCGGCATGGGCGGCGGTCTGATGCACCTGGGCCGCACCCTGCTCGGGCATCCCGACGAGCATGAGGAGCCGGAATTCCTGAGCGAGTCGATCGAAGAAGACGCCTGATCGCCAGGCCTCTCGGCTAATATCAGCGCGCTGTGGCCTTGGTCGCAGCGCGCTTTTGATATAGAATAAATGAAATTTAGTGACTTGTTTTCCTTCCTTAATTGATGCGTGCCATGCCCACTCAAAATCGTCGTACTCGAAGCCTGATCTTAAGCCGTCTCACTCTTATTTGCGCGCTTTCGATGGCGTTGGGGGCATGCAGCGATGACTCCAAAAAAACCAAGGATGCGCCCGATGTCATCTCGGACGTGACCGATGACAAGGACGGGAAGGACGCCGGCGATGATGCCGACGCGACCGAGCCGTTGGACCCCTATGAGCGCACGCCTGCGCAGCCGGGTGTGTCAGAGGACGGGGCGGCCGATGTGGAGGCTTCGCTGCAGGCCGGTGAGGCGCGGGTGGGTCGAATCACCGGCGAGCAGACCGACTTTACCGGCGTCTGGGCGCAATGCCGCGCGGGTGATTTTAAGCTCTATAACTCCAAAATCGTCGTGTGCGTGCAGGCGGAGACGACCAACCGCTTTGAGTTTTATACTGGCGGCATGATCGTCGACGCGCGCCGGGTGGACGGCCCGCGCGAAGATGTCCTGGGTCAGGTGCTCCCGCTGCTTGCGTTAGGCACGACCAATACCAGCAAGGTCGAGGTGGTTCGCGACGGCAGCGACGGCGGCGCGGCCGTGGTGCGCGCGACCGCGACCGATGTTGGCATCGCCCATATTTACGGGCTTTTGGGCCAGCACCTGGGCGCCTCGCTCAAGGTCAATGTGGTCACCGAATATCGCCTGGAGCCCGACAGCGACACCGTCGAAATCGTGAGTTGGTACCAGCATCCGGGCACGGGAAAACGCTCGTTCCCGGCCGGCGATTGGTTCGGGTACGGGGATCGCGCGAAGCTATTCGTGGCGGAGAAGGGCGAAGAGCCGCCGACCGGGGAGTTCTCCTGGCTGGCGTCCCTGGCGCCCGAGCGCTCCTACGGCTGGGTGGCCGACGCGGGCACCCAGGCAAAGGGGCTGGCGCTGGGAGCGGTGGATATCCCCTGGGTCGGCGCGCACGGCACGACGATGAAGTTGGACCCGGGCCAGGAGAAGCCGCTGCGCCGCTGGTTCGTGGTGGGCGACGGGACGCTGGCCGACATTCGCGAGCGCGCCGCGGAGTTGCGCGGCGAGGAGATCGCCGGCGATCGGCGAACCATCCACATTGAGACCGAAGCGGGCGAGCCGCTGGTGGGGCATTGGGTCCGCGTTTTTGAGGGCGAGACGCCCGTTGGGCTCGGGCAAACAGACGCCAGTGGCGACGTGATTTTTCGCCTCGAAGACGGCGATTATAACTTCAAGATCGACAGCTTCGCCGCCGGAACTGCGTTCGAGCGGCCGCTGAGCATCAGCGGCGCGGACGCGTCTCTCACGGTCGAGACCCCTGGTTCGCTGCGCCTGGATATCAGCGAGGCTGGCAGCGCCAAGAAGCCGACCTCGCGTGTCGTCATCAGTGGCGGGAGCGGCTGGGCGGGCGTCGCGCTTCACGGCGAGCTCGATTTGCAATTGGCGCCTGGGACCTATCAGGTCTCGGTTTCGCGCGGCCCGGAGTTCGACGCCGAGAGCTTCTCGGTCGAGATCGTCGCCGGCGAGGAAGTTCAAAAGAGCGCCGAGATTAGCCGCGCATTTGACACCGATGGCTGGCTGTCGGGCGACTTCCACCAGCATATGGAGGGCAGCATCGACAGCACGGTGCGCGTCGACGACCGCCTGCTTGAGAACGCCTCGGTGGGCGTCGAGATCGTGGTCTCCACCGATCATGAGGTGATCACCGACCTGGCTCCCCTGGTGAGCAAATACGGCCTCGAAGACGACCTGCGCACCTTTAAGGGCGTTGAGGCCTCGCCGATTGACACCCATGTGTGCATGTATCCGATGGACCAGGACGTGACGCAGCGCGGCAACGGGAGCATCCCGCTGGCCGAGCTGGATGATGAAGGCAATGAGGTGCGTCGCCTGATCCCCGGGGTGGTCGAGATCGCCCGGACGCTGCCGAGTGACCCGGTGCTGCAGCTTAACCACGCGCGAAATAGCTCCTCCGGCATGTTGAACCAGGTTGGCTTCGACCCGGAGCTTGGCCCCGAGGCGGTCGATGATGCGCGCTTCACCACCGACTTCGACGTCATCGAGGTCGTGAACCGCTATGACGATACCTGCCAATTGCTGGCCGATTGGAGCGGATTGCTCAACTACGGCGTGCGCCTGACCGGTGTCGGCAACTCCGATACCCATGATCTTTCGGGCGAGAGCGGGCTGCCGAGAAACTTCCTTCGCATTGAGAAGGAGCCCAAGGACGTGACCCGCGATGACCTGCGCACGGCGATGCGCTCGGGGCGGGTCACGGTGGGCTCGCACGCGTTTATCGACTTCTCCGACGGCAAGCTCCCGGGCGATCTGCTCGAGGTCAACGCCGGTGAGCCCGTCGACTTCGGCGTGCGCGTGCAGACGCCGGCGTGGGCCCAGTCAAACCACCTCTTCGCGATCGTGAACGGCGAGGTGGTCGAGGTGATGCAGCGCGGCCAAGGGGCCACCGAGCATCTCGACTTCGCCGAGACGGTCTCGTTGACCTTTAGCGAGGATAGCTGGGTCGTGTTCTTCAGCTACGGCGGCTCACCGAGCGGCCCGGTGCACTCGGGCAAGCCGGTCATCGCGTTCACCAACCCGGTCTTCGTCGACACCGATGGAAACGGCGTCTTCGACGCCCCCGGATTGCGGGCGCTTGAGCTGTCGGCGATTGCGCCGCTCTGTGATTAATTGACGTTAATTTTGTTGGAATCAAAATGATCTCTAAGTTGAATAATGCCCATTCACTCCTGGTGTCTGTGGCGCGTTTGGGGCTCGGGCTCACGGTCACTGAGTATTGTCGCGAGAACCCGCCGCGCCCCGAAATGCCGCTTGAGCTGTACCAATACGAGGGCTGCCCCTTTTGCCGAAAAGTGCGGGAGGCGATGAGCCGGCTGGACCTGGCCTATATTTCGCGAAGCAGCGCGAAGGGGGCGGGGGCCAATCGCTATTTCGTGAGCGCCCGCGCCGGAAAGACGCAGTTTCCGTTTCTGGTCGACCCGAATACCGGCGCCGAGCTCTACGAGTCGGAGGCCATCATTGACTATCTGGCCGAGACTTATGGGGGCGGGCGCAGCGCCCTGGCCAAGGCCGTGGCGCCGCTGAGCACGCTGAACTCGGCCCTGGCCGGCGGGCTGCGCCCGCGCGGGCTGAGCAGCCGGCTCAAGAAGCCGCGCGACGCCCAGCCCGAGCAGCTCCTGGAGCTCTATAATTTTGAGGCATCGCCGTTTTGTCGCAAGGTGCGCGAGGTGCTCGATGAGTTGGAGCTCGACGCGCTGATTCAGAACGTTGCCAAGGGCAGCAAGCGCCGCCCTGAGCTCGTGAAGCGCGGTGGCCAGATGATGGTGCCATTCCTGGTGGACCCGAATACCGGGCGGCAATTATACGAGTCCGACGACATCGTCGCGTACCTTCGGGCGACCTATAAGGGCGGCTGACATCGGCGAGCGCTGAAGAGACCCCAAACATGGTGGCTGAGGCCATGTAAACGACCCCTGAGCGCCCTCAAAGGGCAACGATATTATGAGCGATACGGATTCAAGCGTGTTCGAATCGATTCGCTGGTTGCGCCGTCGCCTGGACGACGCGCTGGTGGGCGGGTTGGACCCGAAGGTCTGGGACAATATTTCCTCGATGCGCGCGGGGCAAAATGAGTATGGCTACGACCCGTTCGGGTTTGAGCCGGAGTTCCTCAAATATATCTACCCGGTGGCCGAGCGCCTGTATCGCCATTATTTTCGGGTCGAGACATTTAATATCGACAATATTCCGGACGACGGCCCGGTGCTTCTGATTGCCAATCACACCGGTCAGATCCCCATCGACGGGTTTTTGATCGGCTGCGCGCTGCTCTTTGACCGCCAGCCGGCGCGTATGGTGCGCAGTATGGTGGAGCATTGGGTGGCGACGCTGCCGTTCGCCTCCTGGTTTATGGCGCGCGCCGGGCAGGTGGTGGGCACGCGGCAGAACGCGCGGATTTTGCTGGGGCGTGGCGGGTGTATTCTGGTGTTTCCGGAGGGCACGCGCGGGGTCAATAAGACCTACGACCGGGCGTATGAATTGGCGCGATTTGGCAACGGGTTTATGCGCCTGGCGCTGGAGACCAACACGCCGATCATCCCGGTCGGGGTGGTCGGCGGCGAGGAGCAGTTGCCGACGATCTGGAATTTCGAGTCCTTCGCGCGCCTGCTGGGGCTTCCGGCGTTCCCGATTACGCCGACCTGGCCGCTGCTGGGACCGCTCGGGGCGCTGCCGCTGCCGGTGAAATACCGCATTCATTTCGGGGAGCTCATGCATTTTGAAGGGGCGAGCGATGATGAAGACCGCGTCATCGAGGAGAAGGTCGACCAGGTAAAAGCGGCGATCCGCGGGTTGGTTCAGACAGGGTTGCGCGAGCGCAAAGGGGTGTTCTTTTGAGTCGTTCCAAACGAAGGAGAAAGCAGCGCGTTCTGATCACCGGCATCGCCGGAAATCTGGGACGCGCGGTCGCCCGAAGGCTGCACCGAAGCTATGAGATCGTGGGCATCGACCGGCGCCCGGTGCGCTATATGCCCAAGGATATCGAGATTGAGAATGTGGATATCCGCCGGCGGCGTGCCGAGGATGTCTTCCGGCGCGAGCACCTGGACGCGGTGGTGCACCTCAATATCATGCACGACCCGCGGGCGCGCCAGGAGGAGCATCACGCCTTCAATATCATGGGGACCCAGAAGCTGGTGGAGTTGGCGGCCGAGCACCGGGTGCCCAAGGTGGTGGTGCTCTCCAGCGCGAATGTCTACGGGCCGGACCCCAAAAACGACCAATTCCTCAACGAAGACGCGCCCTTAATGGGGGGGCAGAACTTCATGGCGATCCGCGATCTCATCGCGCTCGATATGTTTTGCAACACGTTTTTCTGGCGTCATTCCGAGATTGAGACCGTCATTTTGCGCCCGGCGAATATCGTGGGACGGGTCAATAATGCGCCGAGTCGCTATCTGCGCCTGGCGCGCCCGGTGACGGTGATGGGCTTTGACCCGATGGTTCAGATCATTCACGTCGAGGACGTGGTCACGGCGATCGAGTGCGCGCTGACCCCGGGGGTGCGCGGAGTTTATAATATCGCGGGGCCCTCGCCGGTGCCGTTGTCGACGCTGATAAAAATGATGGGGAAGGTGCGCCGGCCGGTGCCTGAGCCGGTCGCGCGCGCGGTGCTTAAGGCGGCCTGGTCGCTAAAAATGAGCGACTGGCCGGTGCCCGAGCTCGACCATATAAAATACGTTTGCATGGTCGATGATGCGCTGGCGCGCCGGGAGCTTGGGTTCAAACACGCCTTTGAAATCGACCGCATACTCAGCGATCTCAGCCAACCATTGATGCCTTTTTGAAATTAAATAACTCAGTAATTTTAGTGGGTTATGAGTGGGGGTTTGGTTGACGTTATTAAGTGCGGGTATAGGTCATTGCCTTGATCGTGCTCGGTGCGCACCTTAGAATGCACGTGCTGAAAGAGGTGTCTAATTGGAGTGAAAATTACTGCGCGCCCTATCTCGAGTTGAGCGCCTACCCCTCATTCTGGACGATGCATGTCGAATAATGACGAGGAGACCGTAGAGCAACGCCTGCGCGAGTTGCGCTGGGACGACGATGAAGAGACTAAGGTGCTCGAGGAAGATAGTTTGTCGGATCTGCGCAATTTTCGCGCGCCCGGCGTGGAACTCGGCAGCCCGAGCCCGGAGGGTGAGGCGCATAATCCCTGGGCTCAGCGCAGCGACGCGACCTTAGACTTTGACTCGGCGTCATGGACGGGCATCGACCCGGTCAGCGATGTGGTCCATCCGGCCCGGCGCGACAACCCGACGACGCTCGAGGTGGAGGTTGGCGAGGAGCAATTAGCGGCCCTGCGCGACGAGCGGCGCGCCCGGCTCAAGCAGCTCGACGCGGGCGCCCGACGCGCCCCAACGCCCCGCCCGGCGCCCCCCAGTCAGATTACGCCTTCGGTAAAAAAACGAACCATCCGCGAGCAGGCGCCCTCGGTCACGACGGGCTCCCACGACTTGCTAACCGGCGAGGCCGCGGCATATCGGCACTGGAATCTAAAAGAGACGTCGTTGGCAGGGATCCTATTGTCGCTGGTCGGTGTCAGTGAGCCGGCGGTGCTGGAACTTCACTCGGGCAAGAGCCGCGCGCAGTTATTGATCAGCGCGGGCCAGCTGCTCGAGGTCCGACTGCTGCCCTGCTCGGCGCAGCATTCGCTATGCACGAGTCTGGCGAAGAAGGGCCGGGTGACGCCGGCGCAGGCGGCCTCGGTGCGCCAATACGCGATGAAGCATGGAGTCAGCGAGGCGAGCGCTCTGCTCAAGGCTGGAAATTTACTGCCCGCCACGACGATTCGCGCCGCGGCGCGGGCGCGCCGGCGACATCTCATCAGTCGCCTTCTCCAGGCCCAATTGGTCGAGGCGAGCGCCTACCATATCGAATCGTTGCCCGAGGGGGCGCATGTCGCCCCGATTCCGTTGGTTGGGATCTTATTCGAGCGCGTCCGGGCGTATTATGACACCGCGCAGCCCAGCGTGAGAGCGAAGGCTGAGCAGCGATATCTCGGCATGCATCTGAAGCGGAAGCATAATTTCGCCTTCAGCATTAATCATCTTGAGGTATCGGTGAATGAGCGCCAATTGCTCGACCGGGTGCTCACGCGCGAGCGTCCCTATGACCGCGTGGTGCATAACTCGCCGACCTCACGCGACGCGACGCTGTCGATCCTGGCGGGGCTCGACGCGGTGGGCGTGCTCAGGGTGACGACCCCGGGGCTGTCGGAGCACGAGTCCTCGAACTCCGAGGAAGAGCTTGTCCGCGCGTCGATGCGCATTGACGCGATGGAATCTCGCCTAAAGGCCGAGAATTATTTCGACATACTCGAGGTCCATTGGTCGAGCTATGACGCCGAGATTTCGCGGGCCTATCAGGAGTTGAGCGCCTATTTTGAATTGATTAAGCAGCCGCTGGGGTTGGACGCGGCCCAGCGCGCGCGCCTCGGGGCGATTCGTGGAAAGTTGGATCGGATCTACGCGGTGCTGCGCGACCCGATTCGTCGGGCCGAATACCGCCGCACGCTGGTCCCGACGGCCAATATTCGCCGCGCGGCCCGAAAGTTTGATATGTTGGGCGCGGCGGCGTTTCGAAAGAGGCAATTCCACAGCGCGTTGGATTATTATCAGCGGCTCCTATCGCTGGAGCCCAATAATAAGAGCATCAGCCGGCTGCTGCCGGTGTTGCTCTCGCGCACCACGACCTAACGGGGCGCGCGAGCGCGCAGGGGCTTAGAAGTCCGAAATACGTTTGGTCAAACCGGGGTAGTCGACGAAGGGGTTGCGCGAGTTTTGAAGCGCCGAGATCTTTGCGTTGCGCGTCTTTTCGACCGCGTCGGGCGGGTCTTCGCGGTCCCATTTGCGCAGGATATGCTCCTCGCTCAGGGGGATCTTCAGGTCGTAGACGGTGGCGACGTAGAACATCGCGCGGGCGAAGTCCCCGCGCTTTTCTTTGCGGACCTCGAAGACGGGTTTGACCCGCGCGCCCGGGCCTGATTTCGACCCGCCGCGCGACCAGACCGGAACTTTTACGCTGCCGTAGTGCAGGTTGAGCCGGGCGGCGCGCGCTTCTCCGGTGACCGCGAAGCTATGGTGCAGATCGCTGCGCGCGGCGCTGGGGAGCCGGGTCAGCGGCCAGGCGTGCTCGACGGCGCCGGCGTTGGGGAGCGGTTGCTTAAAATACTCGATGGTCACGCCGGTATAAGCGCCTGCGGCCTTTCGCCCGTCGCCGTCGATCGAGCCCCAGAGGGCCGAGCGCGCGCCGATATAGGAGAGCGGTTGGTGCGCCGCGGACCAGTCCTTGCGCAGCGCCTCTTTGAGGCGGGCGTCGCGGAGCCGCGGATGGGGCTCCGGGCTGGGGCGAAAGACGCCGTTGGTGGAACTCAGCGGCGAGACTCCCGAGGCCAGCAAGGCCACGATGCACCCGTAAAAAAGCACCGACGCGACGAGCGCTGCGGTGATCATCGTGAAGTTTCGAGTCTCTTGATCTGATGGCTGGCGTTTCATAATCGCACTCGCGAGAAGAGGGGAGCTCCAATAACGACCTGCTTCTAAAGATTAGCACAGTCTCTGCGCGCGTCGCGAATAATCGGCATAAAAAAGGAATCGGCCCCGCGCTTGCGAAGAAGCGCGGGGCCGATTTGTCCTTCATTTAGCCCGCGTTAGGGCTGAAGGTCGCGGTAGGAATTCGGGCTGTAGTGGTGGATGGCCACGCCGATCGCCTTGGTATTGGCGTATCCCTGGACGAGGTCATCGACGCATTGGTTCATGGCGGTATAGCCCTCCTGGAAGAAGGAGGCCGCGTTAGGCGCGATCTGCAAGGGCCCGGTCTCGATGCCAAAGAGCAGCGGAGTTTGGGTCCACAGGGCCAGGTTCTGCTCGACGCCGCCGGTGAGGTTCGCGCCGTCGTTCTCCCCGTGAAAGAATGACGGATCGCCGTTCACATTGGGGCGGTTGTCGTAATAGTTCATGATGCCCAGGTAATCGACCGGGCTATTGGGCCCGTTAAAGAACGCGAGGATCGGCTTATTATAGTAGGCATAGTCGGCGCCGACGTCGCTCGCCAGGACCAGGCGGTGGCCGGTCTGGGCTTCATAGGCGTCGAAGGTCGCGCGGCAATCGTTCATGATGTCGAACCAACGCTGAGTCCACTCGGCGTTATAGCCCTGAGGGAGCCGGTTTTCCCACCACTGACCGCCCCAGGGGCCGCTGCGGATGGTGTGCGGCTCGATGTCGAGGTGGACGCCGTCGAAGCGCTCGGCGAGGTCGTTGGTGCCGAGGTTAAAGGAGACGATGTCGCGGCAGATTTGGCGGGGGGCCTGCGCGTTTGCGTCGGTGGTGACCCAGATGGCCTGGCCGTCGAGATACTCAACCGCGATCCCCTGGGCGTGGGCGTTTCGCAAAAAGGCGCGCAGATTCCCCTGGTGCGCGGGGTCGGTGATCGGGTCGTAGGTGACGGCGCGCAGTTGGGAGAATCGGTCGGTATTCGAGTGCGCGCGGGTCTCAACGAATAGGCGGTTGATCGAGCGCGACGCGTCGCCATGCGGGGCTGCGGCGAAGTTCAATAACTCAACCTGGGCGTTGCCGGTGTTTTCTAAGATATCCCGCGCGCTGGGCGACTCATCCCAGACCCACATCGCGCGCGTGTCGATGCGATTGAGGAAGGCCAGGCCATCTCCCGGGGTAGTGGGGACAGTGGGCTCGGTCGGCTCGGTCGGTTCAGTCGGCTCAGTCGGCTCGGTCGGCTCGGTCGGCTCGGTGGGCTCGGTGGGCTCGGTCGGCTCGGTCGGCTCGGTCGGCTCGGTCGGCTCGGTCGGCTCGGTCGGCTCGGTTGGCTCGGTTGGCTCAGTTGGCTCAGTTGGCTCAGTTGGCTCAGTTGGCTCGGTCGGCTCAGTTGGCTCAGTTGGCTCAGTTGGCTCAGTCGGCACGGTGGGCTGCTCTATAATGGTGTCGACCTTCGGTCGCATGTCCAGGAGTGCGCTATCTTTATGTCCCTTCGCGAGGGAGACAAGGAGGGGGTCAGAGTCGTCCCCATTATTCTCCTCAGGCTCTTCGTATTGGGGGAATTCCTTAATCGACTCATCTGTTGAATCGCCGCAGCCTACGGCGGCAATTGAGATGATAATAAGGGCAAGGAAACGACGACGAAACGATACTGCTTGTTTCTTCATAAACCTACCGAAATACAGGTGCTACTCGGTGATGCTTTTCATGGTCACCCAAATCCATCCAGGCTCTCAATTCTGGAAGTGATTGGTTTTGGGTTTTCTGAAAAGCGCTATGAAATCAGACGCTTAGTGGGCGTTTGATTTCTTGCGGTCGATTTATGCTATGAGGTTTTCAAGAAATGAACAAGCGAGTTTTAACCCGATTGGATAATTCTTTTGGTACTGTAATCGTCGTCGGTTTTTGCATATTTTTTGAGGGGATGGGATCAATAGCCAATTAAATATTAATTGGCGTTGATCCCTGTTTCTATATGTAAATTGTGGGGGCTGTGCTTGCGTCGGGAAGGATTGCCGGGCAGGGCGCGCAAGATATTTCTGTCGAGATATTTTTTAGGCAGAGCTCTGCCTTCGAGCCCGACTTTTGGGCAGCGACGTGGATGTGGCGGCGCGTGCAAGAGTGACGGCGCGTGCGCTAGTTAGTGCGCTAGTTAGTGCGCTAGTTAGAAGGAGACCTTGAGGTAAGCAGCGGGGCCGCCGTTTCGCCAGGTCGGGGCGATCTCTGCGCGTGCTTCAGTGGGGTCGTTGGACTCATCGGTGAGCAGGATGATGCTCTGAGCGATGACGGTGCCGCCGGCTGCGTAGAGGGCGAGCATCAGGTAGCGGGTATCGTCGATCTGACGCTGAACCTCGCGGTAGCGGTGCGCGCTGACGTGGTCGGGTAGGGCGGCGTAGTCGCGCTGCAGGGCGTTGGACTTCTCGCGATACTCAAGGGCGCCGCCGACCAGCGACGCGCCGGCCCCGGCGAGGCCCCAGGCGCTGTGCGAGAGCCAGGAGGTCGTGCTCGGAAGCGGCTTAACCTCAAGCACCGCGGGGGCTTGGAGGCGCAGGCGTTTGATTTCTCGTCGAGGCCAAAAAGCGGCGCTGGGCTCAGCGGCGCTCACCGACACCATCGCGATATGCCCGTGGGAGGCCATGGTCCGGTCGTTTCGGTGGTTAAATTCGATCTGCGCGCCGCGGTCAAAGCGGGCCACGAGCGTAGCGTCCGGGGCGATCTCACTAAAGCTGAGCTGTGCGGGGGGCTGGGCCGCCGACGCGGGGCCTATCGCGAGGACTGTGGAAAAAAATGCGAGCACGCCCATCATCCCAATCAAATCGCTGGGCTCGTGCGCTGCTTTCTTTTTGATATGCCTGGATAAAATGCTCAACACTCAACTCCTGAGCCGAGATCTCTGCAATATCTAAGATGTGCTGCAATTCGAAAAATAGGGGTCCGTTTTACGAAATATCTTGAGGCCCGCGACTTTGGGAACCACGATAATAACAGAAGAATTTCGGGATGTCTCGCGTCGTGCGCCAATTGTGGAGTAATCCTTATCCACAGTCGCCGGCGGACTCTCCTCCGAATCTAAGCGAGAGCACCCGCGGGGCAAGCGTGTCGCTTGTGTTTGCGCGCGGGCTTTTGGTAGAGCAGTGGGTTTGCGTGGGCTCGAGCTGGCAATCGCCCGCGATTGCGCGATTTGACCGGCGTTTCTGCAACAATATTCGTATGCTAAAAATTAAGTTGAGCTTCTGATCGACTTTTATACTGCGCCGCGAGGCATAATTTTGGAAATTGGCATCATGCATAGCAATCAAAAATCAGGCGTCGCTCCGGAATCTATCCCAACGGTCGGCTCGCGGGTTCGCCGCGCGGCGCCCTTCGCGCGGGTGCTTCTGATGGTCTTGGCGTTGGTCGCTTTCGCCGGATGCGGCGACGCGGTTGATAAGCCGGAGGATTGCACGAGCGTCGAGTATTTTAACGACGCCACGAAATTATGCACCGCGTGCCCGGCGGCGGTTGAGCCCAAATGCGAGGCCGGGTGCGGCTTCGAGATCGTGCGCGACGATAATAGTTGCCCGGTCGCCCAATGCGCCTCGCAGTGCCGCTGTGAGAGCGGCGAGTTCTTCTCCGACGACACCCTAAGCTGCACGGCCTGCGCCGAGGCGACCGTCGAGCTGCTCATCTGCGCCGAGTAAATCGCCCTGGGCCTGGGGGGCAACTTTCCGAATCATTCTATGATGCGCCCGATTCTCTCGGGCGCAACGCCGAGCCCGCTGACGTGTCGCAGTCAACTTCCCCGACAAAATCTGACCTTCCACAACCACTGG encodes:
- the pssA gene encoding CDP-diacylglycerol--serine O-phosphatidyltransferase: MDLRNLKYILPNMLTLSSVYCGISSIYISSTAESVTELKIAAWLIVVGMLCDLFDGRVARMTNAQSAFGVQLDSLADAVSFGVAPALLLFNWGMRPLGMGGIFIAFVFAACAIMRLARFNVKAAEDGGASKYFEGLPTPLAAGAVVSMVMAHLSVTGHSSTNATWNVAAMSVLLGGLMISNVRYRTFKDFHFGGRSGATLIALCLLVAGVSFVARPSVAFVMIMVLYIIIGMGGGLMHLGRTLLGHPDEHEEPEFLSESIEEDA
- a CDS encoding CehA/McbA family metallohydrolase, producing the protein MPTQNRRTRSLILSRLTLICALSMALGACSDDSKKTKDAPDVISDVTDDKDGKDAGDDADATEPLDPYERTPAQPGVSEDGAADVEASLQAGEARVGRITGEQTDFTGVWAQCRAGDFKLYNSKIVVCVQAETTNRFEFYTGGMIVDARRVDGPREDVLGQVLPLLALGTTNTSKVEVVRDGSDGGAAVVRATATDVGIAHIYGLLGQHLGASLKVNVVTEYRLEPDSDTVEIVSWYQHPGTGKRSFPAGDWFGYGDRAKLFVAEKGEEPPTGEFSWLASLAPERSYGWVADAGTQAKGLALGAVDIPWVGAHGTTMKLDPGQEKPLRRWFVVGDGTLADIRERAAELRGEEIAGDRRTIHIETEAGEPLVGHWVRVFEGETPVGLGQTDASGDVIFRLEDGDYNFKIDSFAAGTAFERPLSISGADASLTVETPGSLRLDISEAGSAKKPTSRVVISGGSGWAGVALHGELDLQLAPGTYQVSVSRGPEFDAESFSVEIVAGEEVQKSAEISRAFDTDGWLSGDFHQHMEGSIDSTVRVDDRLLENASVGVEIVVSTDHEVITDLAPLVSKYGLEDDLRTFKGVEASPIDTHVCMYPMDQDVTQRGNGSIPLAELDDEGNEVRRLIPGVVEIARTLPSDPVLQLNHARNSSSGMLNQVGFDPELGPEAVDDARFTTDFDVIEVVNRYDDTCQLLADWSGLLNYGVRLTGVGNSDTHDLSGESGLPRNFLRIEKEPKDVTRDDLRTAMRSGRVTVGSHAFIDFSDGKLPGDLLEVNAGEPVDFGVRVQTPAWAQSNHLFAIVNGEVVEVMQRGQGATEHLDFAETVSLTFSEDSWVVFFSYGGSPSGPVHSGKPVIAFTNPVFVDTDGNGVFDAPGLRALELSAIAPLCD
- a CDS encoding glutathione S-transferase N-terminal domain-containing protein, coding for MISKLNNAHSLLVSVARLGLGLTVTEYCRENPPRPEMPLELYQYEGCPFCRKVREAMSRLDLAYISRSSAKGAGANRYFVSARAGKTQFPFLVDPNTGAELYESEAIIDYLAETYGGGRSALAKAVAPLSTLNSALAGGLRPRGLSSRLKKPRDAQPEQLLELYNFEASPFCRKVREVLDELELDALIQNVAKGSKRRPELVKRGGQMMVPFLVDPNTGRQLYESDDIVAYLRATYKGG
- a CDS encoding lysophospholipid acyltransferase family protein yields the protein MSDTDSSVFESIRWLRRRLDDALVGGLDPKVWDNISSMRAGQNEYGYDPFGFEPEFLKYIYPVAERLYRHYFRVETFNIDNIPDDGPVLLIANHTGQIPIDGFLIGCALLFDRQPARMVRSMVEHWVATLPFASWFMARAGQVVGTRQNARILLGRGGCILVFPEGTRGVNKTYDRAYELARFGNGFMRLALETNTPIIPVGVVGGEEQLPTIWNFESFARLLGLPAFPITPTWPLLGPLGALPLPVKYRIHFGELMHFEGASDDEDRVIEEKVDQVKAAIRGLVQTGLRERKGVFF
- a CDS encoding SDR family oxidoreductase translates to MSRSKRRRKQRVLITGIAGNLGRAVARRLHRSYEIVGIDRRPVRYMPKDIEIENVDIRRRRAEDVFRREHLDAVVHLNIMHDPRARQEEHHAFNIMGTQKLVELAAEHRVPKVVVLSSANVYGPDPKNDQFLNEDAPLMGGQNFMAIRDLIALDMFCNTFFWRHSEIETVILRPANIVGRVNNAPSRYLRLARPVTVMGFDPMVQIIHVEDVVTAIECALTPGVRGVYNIAGPSPVPLSTLIKMMGKVRRPVPEPVARAVLKAAWSLKMSDWPVPELDHIKYVCMVDDALARRELGFKHAFEIDRILSDLSQPLMPF
- a CDS encoding tetratricopeptide repeat protein codes for the protein MSNNDEETVEQRLRELRWDDDEETKVLEEDSLSDLRNFRAPGVELGSPSPEGEAHNPWAQRSDATLDFDSASWTGIDPVSDVVHPARRDNPTTLEVEVGEEQLAALRDERRARLKQLDAGARRAPTPRPAPPSQITPSVKKRTIREQAPSVTTGSHDLLTGEAAAYRHWNLKETSLAGILLSLVGVSEPAVLELHSGKSRAQLLISAGQLLEVRLLPCSAQHSLCTSLAKKGRVTPAQAASVRQYAMKHGVSEASALLKAGNLLPATTIRAAARARRRHLISRLLQAQLVEASAYHIESLPEGAHVAPIPLVGILFERVRAYYDTAQPSVRAKAEQRYLGMHLKRKHNFAFSINHLEVSVNERQLLDRVLTRERPYDRVVHNSPTSRDATLSILAGLDAVGVLRVTTPGLSEHESSNSEEELVRASMRIDAMESRLKAENYFDILEVHWSSYDAEISRAYQELSAYFELIKQPLGLDAAQRARLGAIRGKLDRIYAVLRDPIRRAEYRRTLVPTANIRRAARKFDMLGAAAFRKRQFHSALDYYQRLLSLEPNNKSISRLLPVLLSRTTT
- a CDS encoding endonuclease, with the protein product MKRQPSDQETRNFTMITAALVASVLFYGCIVALLASGVSPLSSTNGVFRPSPEPHPRLRDARLKEALRKDWSAAHQPLSYIGARSALWGSIDGDGRKAAGAYTGVTIEYFKQPLPNAGAVEHAWPLTRLPSAARSDLHHSFAVTGEARAARLNLHYGSVKVPVWSRGGSKSGPGARVKPVFEVRKEKRGDFARAMFYVATVYDLKIPLSEEHILRKWDREDPPDAVEKTRNAKISALQNSRNPFVDYPGLTKRISDF